The Carassius gibelio isolate Cgi1373 ecotype wild population from Czech Republic chromosome B18, carGib1.2-hapl.c, whole genome shotgun sequence sequence aattttgaattttgaaaatgagatttgacttgacttgaaatttAGTCTgaaaatttaaaatcattttaaaaccttgtttttacatgcataaatatatatagagagagagagagagagagagagagagagagagcgagagagagagtgaattatGACCCAGACTCATTCTTGACAATGAGATTCTGAGTTTTGAATGGCATTATTAGTTCCACGACTGTAATATTGCAGCACATTATACAGAAGTGTTGTCTTCTCGTCTGCACCTCCTCAGATGAGGAGTTCTCTCTGTTGAGTAACCTGACCCAGGCCCTGTCCACGGATGAAGAGCAGTACGTGGTTCGGCTGGCCAACTCCCTCTTTCTGCAGACGGGGGTTCACTTCAACGAGGACTTCCTGCAGCTCATGAAGAAGTTCTTCAAAGCAGAGGTGGAGACGGTGGACTTCAGCCAATCAGCAGCTGTGGCTGAACGCATCAACTCTTGGGTGCTGAACCACACGGAGAGTAAGTCATCTGTCATCACTGAGGAAAGAATATATTCAAAGATATGTATTTGAAACCGTATCCTTGTTATTTACCAAGACCTGACTGAAATGACTtgacaaaaaaaggttttattcttGTATTGATGTGCAAAGATGGCCTCAAAGCTAACAGGGAGTAGAAGGAAAGAAAAACGTACAGTTTTAAACTTTGAATATACATTTGGGGTCTGTacgattttttattgtttttgaaaaagtctcttgtgctcacaaagggtgcattttttgtttaaaagatacaataaaatcacaaaaattgtaagaatatttcacatttaaaatactgttttctttgatgaatagaaagttcaaaagagcagtatctattttaaatagaaatatgttataatgttatatatgtatttactgtcacttaagGATGCtggaaatatatatactgtatatataaaacgaGTCTCCATGTTTACCTTTAAGATTATATGCCATTTAACCACTGGATATCGTAATAGTTTATAATCCCATTTAGAATGATTTTACTTTCAACTAAAACTCTCTTCAAAATGAATAGATGGTGTTAAGAGGAATTACTCTGACTTTAGTGAAGGAGGACAGTAAAGTAGATAATGGCAGCTCAATCATATTCTGCATGATAATGACATTCCCGAGCCATTTCCAGGCAGATCCATTTTCTCACAGTCAGCTTTGGCGTTTGCAGGAGGACTGTTATAGAGCAGCACAAATCCCAGAGCTTTGGAAGAGAGATGATTTTATGCCACTGAAGAGAATCCTGTTCGGAGACCGAGAGGATTGTGAAGTGCAGCATTTATTTCGATctgggtttttgttgttgttgcaggcAAAATCCAGAACCTGGTGTCTGCGGACGACTTCAGCAGCTCCACCATGATCATGCTAGCGAATGCAGTGTACTTCAGAGGCAGCTGGAAGAACCAGTTCAGACCAGAAAACACCAGAACCTTCTCCTTCACCAAGGATGACGGCAGCGAAGTTCAGACCCTGATGATGTACCAGCAGGGAGATTTCTACTACGGTACGAACAGGCTTGAATAGGTTAAGAatagatttatttgttttgttattcgCCGTACAAGTTTCCTACAGAATGATTGCAGAGGTTTAAGCAGACAAGCTAAGTTTAAAATCAATTACAAAAGTTATTATACAGGCCTGATCAATGCTCCCTCTATCCATAACAaataattctttaaatattttattctatttaactATACAAACACAACCATCCAAAAATTTTGGCGGGcagtaaatatttgtaattttaatatttttttttttttttttttggcaaggatgcattaaattgatcataagtAAGAGTAAAggcaattttaatgttttaattaagtcaaataaatgctgtccttttaaactttttattatcaaagaattctgaaaaaatgaacatatcatggttttcacaaaaatataaggcagcaaaaatgtttttaccattgaaatgtttcttgtgctgcaaatctgcatattagaataatttctgaaagatcatgtgacactgaagactagagtaatgatgctaaaaatacagctttgatcacaggaacaaattacatattaaaatatattataatagaaaacttattttaatatttcacaatattactgtatttactgtgtttttgatcaaataaatgatttagtcttggtgagcataagatacttctttcacaAACAGtactgtgtacagtatatatagctTCTGCATGGCTCACTGCTGATTGGTTGAGTCGAGTCTTACAGATCCTGCAGAATAACTGCAGTGCGCTTGTCTCATCCATCTTTCTgacaaaacagagaaagagaaagagagatgaaggTAAATGTGGAGCAGGGAGACACTGAAAGAGTAAACAGAGCAACAGCACAAACTGAGAGGGAAAACGCAAGAGTAGCGTCTGTGAAAGTGAGAAGATAGAGATACAGTACAGAGTCGCATTACTCCGAGACACAGAGCGGTCTTTAAAACTTGCATCAGTAGCtcttcaaaacaggaaaacatGCATTACATAAATGGTATAGAATCATAACTTTAAAACTTATGGCTAAATGTCATAATATGATAAGATAAGATCTTTCAGAACCACATCCAGGGTTATTAGagctaactaaaactaaacaaactaataaataaaaacaaaaagaaactaataaaacaaataaatgttcaatataaaataagaaaaatcgtTTCCAATGCAATATTTTTCAACTTGATGTGCTAAAGGAACttaacaacatttaaatataagaaaaatgacaaaaacacaaaacaaaatgaccaaaaattaaaatgaaagcagatataatataaaaagaaaatctaattaaaaaatattatcagaaaaacaacaacaacagtaatataATAAGTCACACTAATTGTGTTGTGCATTTcaggtttattatttttaacttaaactaaaaccagaaaaaaaagaaataaaatgaatgttaactgaaataaaatattataagatttaaaactatttaatttcaACTAGTTGACGGCAACattccatttttgtttttttttttgtttttttttttactaaaagcaCTAAGACTAAATAacctaaaaataagaaataataaaaaaaaaactatataaacaaatttaaataaagtaaaaatgacaaaaacacaaaaacatagaagtactttaaaatcaaagtgaaaacagaaaatgtacaaataatcgaattgaaaaaaataaacaaaaactctgAGAATACACAACAttaatgaaactaaaataacactgatcctCCTTCATCTTACTGAAGCCCTTTCCATCCTCTCAAAACACACAGTATAAAGTAATGGCTAACCTCGTCATGTTCTCCATCCTCAGGAGAGTTCAGTGATGGCACCACAGAAGCAGGTGGAGTGTACCAGGTGCTGGAGATGCTCTATGAAGGTGAAGACATGAGTATGATGATGGTTCTGCCCCGTCAGGAGGTTCCTCTGGCCTCCCTGGAGCCCATCATCAAAGCCCAGCTGCTGGAGGAGTGGGCCAACAACGTCAAGAGGCAGAAGGTGGAGGTCTACCTGCCCAGGTGAGACACACAGTGATGATTTTGATTTTAGATTTGATTCCTGTAAACCTGTATTCTTGTTTCTGGATCACACTGACCTGATCATTTGGATATATTTAGGTTCAAGGTGGAACAAAAGATTGATCTTAGAGACACACTGCAGCAGCTGGGTATCAAGAACATCTTCACTAAAGATGCCGATCTGTCAGCAATGACAGCCGAGATGACAGGTAATCGATAAAACACACGCACTGACTTATGGGAGCGATCCATTattccacacacgcacacagatgcTCAAGGACGGGATGTAACACACTTGTTCTGCCGGAAACCAGCCAGCATTGATCTGGTGATTCACTCACATATTCTCCAGCATATTTACTAGTTACCATataccatataataataataatactaataataaaagatGTTTCTATGTTGTGTGTGGTGAAAAtgacagttgttttgtttttattttttaacaatcaaaaaaaatatatatatctactgTCAGTTTTGAGAGTCTGTGTAGAAATGTGATAGCAtttcctatatattttttttatattagtattttaaacCAAAAGGTCATATAAAACAAGGATTTACTGTGACTTCAACACCACCTAGATATTTTAAACACACCaaatatagtaatattaatttaaaaaaaaaacatttaaaagactttaaaacaCTGAAATACCTTTCTGACAagttttcaatattattttattgatttttcttgttctatttattgttttatttgacaCCTTTCaatgtttaatgttattatttattattttattattgattaattttttttctattcttgtATTAAATATGCCTATTAGGGCTGCACAACTAGTACAATTTctaattacaattatggatgccagaattacgtaatcgttcaaaTTGCATATTAAtcattcaaagtccacttatgttattctgcatgctgaagatgcgttgttgttttttttctacatgttatcttaagtgTTTTtcccattaatttaatttatttttagtataatattaaaataccattcatatttttacttttttatcattttaaaaaaactatttgatgtatatatttgatatttgaggcttaatactatagaaaagcattgtttattttcattcaaaaataCTGCATGCAACTGCATCAAACTATGATGTATTcatcattcagtgtaaattgtgataatcgtaattaatactCACAGTAcagtttcaagggaataatcgactaTCATGATTTTGTCAtgatcgtgcagccctaatgccTATAAAACTATACTCTGTGAATGAGCTCAGCTGTATGTTCATTATACCCTGCTCTGCATCCCTGATTACACCAGCTCATGAATA is a genomic window containing:
- the LOC127977066 gene encoding neuroserpin, yielding MLLLGLLPLMLLRGCGCQAADVPEDVTAEFSVRLYHQLRITGGEENIIFSPLSVALALGMVELGARGASLDEIRQAVGYSQFREDEEFSLLSNLTQALSTDEEQYVVRLANSLFLQTGVHFNEDFLQLMKKFFKAEVETVDFSQSAAVAERINSWVLNHTESKIQNLVSADDFSSSTMIMLANAVYFRGSWKNQFRPENTRTFSFTKDDGSEVQTLMMYQQGDFYYGEFSDGTTEAGGVYQVLEMLYEGEDMSMMMVLPRQEVPLASLEPIIKAQLLEEWANNVKRQKVEVYLPRFKVEQKIDLRDTLQQLGIKNIFTKDADLSAMTAEMTDGQDLFIGKAVQKAYLEVTEEGAEGAAGSGMIALTRTLVLYPQVMADHPFFFVIRNRKTGSILFMGRVMNPEVIEPFDSNFDM